One Thermodesulfobacteriota bacterium genomic window carries:
- a CDS encoding cytochrome c: MSKNAFALFALLTTTVLLLPLISISAKGSDDEARLYNKSQDSSKAVLAKAEPEGDPAKGMEIFQANCAACHGPEGKGDGAAAAALNPKPRNLNDAEYVSALSNEHLLKVITEGGASVGKSPMMAAWGGILSENDILNVIAYIRKDICKCEYKAK, translated from the coding sequence ATGTCCAAAAACGCATTCGCATTGTTTGCCTTGCTGACAACCACCGTCTTACTGCTACCACTCATCAGTATCTCCGCAAAAGGTAGTGATGATGAGGCAAGACTCTATAACAAATCTCAGGATTCAAGTAAAGCAGTACTCGCAAAAGCCGAACCCGAAGGCGATCCCGCAAAGGGAATGGAGATTTTCCAGGCCAATTGCGCGGCCTGCCATGGGCCTGAAGGCAAAGGTGATGGAGCTGCGGCAGCAGCGTTAAATCCCAAACCTAGGAACCTGAACGATGCAGAATACGTTTCAGCACTCAGCAATGAGCATTTACTTAAAGTAATAACAGAGGGTGGAGCATCGGTTGGAAAGTCTCCTATGATGGCAGCCTGGGGCGGTATACTGTCAGAAAATGATATCTTGAATGTAATTGCTTATATTAGAAAGGACATTTGCAAGTGTGAATATAAAGCGAAATGA
- a CDS encoding carbon starvation CstA 5TM domain-containing protein — MKIPDLIGSTLISVLIISFAATSLDTAARIQRLIISELGSAYNVRILESRYVGAALAVVPGLLLAILAEAPGQGPGSGGFFLWPLFGATNQLVGV, encoded by the coding sequence TTGAAGATTCCTGACCTGATAGGCAGCACCTTGATAAGCGTGCTAATCATTAGCTTTGCCGCTACCTCACTTGATACCGCAGCTAGAATACAGAGGTTGATAATAAGCGAACTAGGATCTGCTTATAACGTAAGAATCTTAGAAAGCAGATATGTGGGTGCGGCTTTGGCGGTAGTACCGGGTCTTTTATTGGCAATACTTGCAGAAGCCCCTGGTCAAGGGCCCGGTTCTGGCGGATTTTTTCTCTGGCCCCTCTTTGGGGCTACCAACCAGCTCGTCGGGGTCTGA
- a CDS encoding YbaB/EbfC family nucleoid-associated protein: MKFGGNIKNMLKQAEKVKEQMEKLQAEAGERVVEASAGGGMVTAVAKANGEVLSIKIEPTILQEGDIEMLQDLITAAVNEALNRGREIMKEELAKAATGFGLPPGLI, encoded by the coding sequence ATGAAATTCGGTGGGAACATCAAGAATATGCTAAAGCAAGCCGAGAAGGTAAAAGAGCAGATGGAAAAGTTACAGGCTGAAGCTGGAGAAAGGGTTGTTGAGGCATCGGCAGGTGGGGGAATGGTAACTGCTGTCGCCAAAGCCAATGGCGAGGTACTCTCAATAAAGATCGAACCAACAATCTTACAGGAAGGTGATATCGAGATGCTCCAAGATTTAATAACTGCGGCTGTAAATGAGGCTCTAAATAGAGGAAGGGAGATCATGAAAGAGGAACTAGCCAAGGCAGCGACAGGTTTTGGTCTGCCCCCTGGTCTTATTTGA
- a CDS encoding ATP-binding protein, with the protein MKFKDFVKPKVRLGLSRHIRDRMSALKLNRQITIGFATMLILMLLIGGFSIFSIYKLSKAASNIEGRYKTLSSLFAYDQDSSQGYLAKQMLMDAIKISDDQLKLAYINIFTMVGIALLFGGLLTLIVPRIITRPIFLLVNAAKAVASGDYSYRVKSLMGSVEISALINAFNNMLMNIEQNKNELEKKNEENLKLLQSIVKFNEVLEERIEVSTKEIREKQEELIKSEKLATIGELATGIAHEVRNPLSGIAIALEIMRDDTKNPEHKQTCADILKEIDRLDRIIRELLKLGRPSELNLIECSPNEIVERALSLVSFKAREKSIVIEKRLECGELFFVDYEQIEQVVLNLLINGVEAINGFPAKLTIETASSNGYIRISVSDTGSGISEEDMDKIFRPYYSTKKMGTGLGLSITNNIVEIHKGKIRVSSDKEEGTTFTILIPSDLKA; encoded by the coding sequence ATGAAATTTAAGGATTTTGTAAAGCCCAAGGTCCGTTTGGGTCTTTCTAGGCATATCAGGGATAGAATGTCTGCGTTGAAGTTAAACAGACAGATAACGATAGGTTTCGCAACGATGTTGATTCTCATGTTGCTGATAGGGGGATTTTCAATATTTAGTATATACAAACTCAGTAAGGCGGCTTCAAATATCGAAGGACGATACAAAACCCTGTCGAGCCTTTTCGCTTATGATCAAGATAGCTCCCAGGGATATCTGGCAAAGCAAATGTTGATGGACGCAATAAAAATTTCAGATGATCAGCTAAAGCTGGCTTACATCAATATCTTTACGATGGTGGGAATAGCCTTGCTATTTGGAGGCCTTCTTACGTTGATTGTTCCTAGGATAATAACAAGGCCGATATTTCTCCTGGTCAATGCTGCGAAGGCCGTTGCTTCAGGGGATTATTCTTACCGGGTAAAAAGTCTGATGGGAAGTGTTGAAATCTCCGCTCTCATTAACGCGTTTAACAACATGCTCATGAACATTGAACAGAACAAAAATGAGCTTGAAAAGAAAAACGAGGAAAATCTAAAGCTACTCCAATCTATCGTAAAATTTAATGAAGTTCTAGAGGAGAGGATAGAAGTATCGACTAAGGAGATAAGGGAAAAGCAAGAGGAGCTCATAAAATCTGAGAAGCTTGCTACTATCGGCGAGCTTGCTACAGGAATAGCACACGAGGTCAGAAACCCGCTTTCTGGGATTGCAATAGCACTCGAGATAATGAGGGATGATACAAAAAACCCTGAACATAAACAAACTTGCGCTGATATTTTAAAGGAAATAGACAGGTTGGATCGCATAATAAGGGAACTGCTAAAGCTTGGGCGTCCCAGCGAGTTGAATCTCATTGAATGCTCTCCAAATGAGATTGTGGAAAGGGCACTCAGCCTGGTTAGTTTCAAGGCCCGGGAGAAGAGCATAGTCATTGAGAAAAGGCTAGAGTGCGGTGAGCTTTTCTTCGTAGATTACGAACAGATAGAGCAGGTAGTACTGAACCTATTAATAAACGGGGTTGAGGCGATTAATGGGTTCCCAGCGAAATTGACCATTGAAACAGCATCATCCAATGGCTACATAAGGATAAGCGTGTCTGACACGGGATCAGGTATTTCCGAGGAAGATATGGATAAAATTTTTCGCCCGTATTACTCAACAAAAAAGATGGGGACAGGACTTGGACTTTCAATTACTAATAATATAGTTGAAATCCATAAGGGGAAGATCCGGGTTTCAAGTGACAAAGAAGAGGGAACGACCTTTACTATATTGATTCCATCAGACTTAAAGGCTTGA
- a CDS encoding sigma-54 dependent transcriptional regulator translates to MSDLVLIIDDERLLCKQLEKALSQEGHEVVTAYTGKDGIGIAIRENPDVVLLDLRLPDVDGLEVLGYLTGLEPVPNTIMMTAHGNIEVAVAAIKKGAYDFIEKPFSVDKLRIMVRNALSAHVLKSNLSAVTMREQLKYELNSFVGESDAIKEITQLLLKLVNTDPRMILITGESGTGKGLAARVLHFNGVRAQKPILELNCAAIPDTLLETELFGHEAGAFTDAKKMKKGIFELTDGGTIFLDEIADMSLSTQAKLVKVIEERTFRRIGGTRDISVDVRIIAATNRSLKELVSKKLFREDLYHRLNVISFEMPPLRSRRDDIPMLADYFVEYFNNELHKNIKVVPEGVRGEFLNYAWPGNVRELRSTIERAVLLSDGVVLNPNYIKLEGQIESDVKFDEAEEKIVVEMSLNDMSLSKIEEKVILEALTMNDWNQTRTAEKLGVTREVLRYRMKKMRLLE, encoded by the coding sequence TTGTCCGATCTTGTTTTAATAATCGATGACGAAAGGCTATTGTGCAAACAGCTAGAAAAGGCTCTGTCTCAAGAAGGGCACGAAGTTGTTACTGCCTATACTGGAAAAGATGGGATTGGGATTGCGATAAGAGAAAATCCGGATGTGGTTCTGCTAGACCTAAGACTTCCCGATGTGGATGGTCTTGAGGTTCTTGGCTATCTTACCGGTCTTGAGCCAGTACCTAACACTATAATGATGACAGCGCATGGCAATATTGAAGTTGCGGTGGCGGCCATTAAAAAGGGCGCATATGATTTTATAGAAAAGCCCTTTTCAGTTGATAAGCTAAGAATAATGGTTCGTAATGCTCTAAGTGCTCACGTACTAAAAAGCAATCTGAGCGCTGTGACTATGAGGGAGCAGTTGAAGTATGAATTGAATTCCTTTGTGGGCGAGAGCGACGCGATTAAAGAGATTACCCAGTTGTTATTAAAATTAGTCAATACGGACCCTCGAATGATTCTTATTACGGGAGAAAGTGGAACGGGAAAGGGTCTTGCCGCGAGGGTACTACATTTTAATGGAGTGAGAGCACAAAAACCTATATTGGAATTAAATTGTGCAGCCATACCAGATACACTCCTCGAAACAGAACTTTTCGGACACGAAGCTGGAGCATTTACCGATGCGAAGAAAATGAAAAAGGGCATTTTTGAGCTCACTGATGGGGGAACGATTTTCCTCGATGAAATCGCAGATATGAGCTTGTCAACTCAGGCAAAGCTTGTAAAGGTAATTGAGGAACGAACATTCAGGAGAATCGGAGGTACGAGGGATATTAGTGTAGATGTGAGGATAATTGCTGCCACTAACCGTTCTCTAAAAGAACTTGTGAGCAAAAAGCTTTTCAGGGAAGATTTGTATCACCGTCTAAATGTTATAAGTTTTGAGATGCCACCATTAAGATCGAGGAGAGACGATATCCCAATGCTCGCGGACTATTTTGTAGAATATTTTAATAATGAACTTCATAAAAATATTAAGGTAGTGCCTGAAGGGGTAAGAGGGGAATTCTTAAACTACGCATGGCCAGGTAATGTTAGGGAGCTTAGAAGTACGATAGAGAGAGCGGTTCTTCTCAGTGATGGTGTTGTCCTGAATCCAAATTATATAAAGCTTGAGGGGCAAATTGAGAGCGATGTGAAATTTGACGAAGCGGAGGAAAAAATAGTAGTTGAGATGTCTTTAAATGATATGTCACTTTCAAAGATAGAGGAAAAGGTTATACTGGAAGCGTTGACAATGAATGATTGGAATCAGACGAGGACCGCCGAAAAGCTAGGAGTCACCAGAGAAGTCCTCAGGTATAGAATGAAAAAAATGCGACTCCTCGAATAA
- a CDS encoding NUDIX hydrolase, with protein sequence MIKDWDIVKSKRLNSYRVFSTRMDIGKSPVTGKEHDFYIIEAPTWVNVVAISADDEILLIKQYRHGIRSVTFEIPGGMVDPGESPLEAAKRELLEETGFISNDWALIGNVHPNPAIQDNICLTYLARNVEQIGKPKLDGTEDIASFLMPTREIIKLVSNGEITHALVISAFYWYLLHNKGGTPP encoded by the coding sequence ATGATTAAGGACTGGGATATTGTCAAATCTAAGAGGTTGAACTCTTATCGGGTATTTTCAACGAGAATGGATATAGGTAAATCGCCTGTCACTGGTAAGGAGCACGATTTTTATATAATCGAAGCGCCAACATGGGTTAATGTGGTTGCAATTAGTGCTGATGACGAGATTCTTCTAATTAAGCAATATCGTCATGGTATCAGGTCTGTAACCTTTGAAATACCAGGGGGCATGGTAGATCCAGGAGAGTCCCCGCTTGAAGCAGCTAAAAGAGAATTACTGGAGGAGACTGGTTTTATTTCAAATGACTGGGCTTTGATTGGTAATGTTCATCCAAATCCCGCAATCCAGGACAACATATGCTTAACCTATTTGGCAAGGAATGTTGAACAGATAGGGAAGCCGAAACTTGATGGGACCGAAGATATCGCTTCGTTCTTGATGCCTACCAGGGAAATAATAAAATTGGTATCCAACGGAGAAATTACTCACGCCCTCGTTATTTCGGCATTTTATTGGTATCTGTTACACAATAAAGGCGGAACGCCTCCGTAG
- a CDS encoding MaoC/PaaZ C-terminal domain-containing protein produces the protein MRIGRAFNELKIGEKFSESITITEAHIVKAAGLFRDFNSLHTNEPGMRKSRFGKRILHGALTFSFMVGVYSNIFHDTDISTVEASIKFTSPIYINDTIHMEWEVKRLEEKPKIDGGLVDLSGEVKNQDGIIAATTEARILVSNKTIFE, from the coding sequence ATGAGAATAGGCAGGGCGTTTAATGAGTTGAAAATCGGGGAGAAATTTTCAGAGAGTATTACTATCACGGAGGCCCATATCGTCAAAGCTGCAGGCCTATTTAGGGACTTTAATTCACTTCACACAAACGAACCAGGCATGAGAAAATCAAGATTCGGAAAACGAATTCTCCATGGAGCGCTCACGTTCAGCTTCATGGTCGGGGTTTATAGCAACATATTTCACGATACCGATATATCAACGGTCGAAGCCTCTATAAAGTTCACTTCACCCATCTACATTAACGATACAATTCACATGGAATGGGAAGTGAAGAGGCTCGAAGAAAAACCGAAGATCGATGGTGGACTTGTCGATCTATCAGGGGAGGTGAAAAATCAAGACGGCATTATAGCCGCCACAACCGAGGCGAGAATTCTTGTCTCAAATAAAACAATATTTGAGTAA
- a CDS encoding carbon starvation CstA family protein has translation MNSAVVAVVVLILYFFGYRFYSRYISRRVFQVSDDELTPSHELKDDLGFVPTNKHVLFGHHFASIAGALRFLASCKQRWS, from the coding sequence ATGAACTCGGCAGTAGTTGCTGTAGTGGTGCTGATACTATATTTTTTTGGATATCGCTTCTATTCGAGATATATCTCAAGAAGGGTGTTTCAAGTTTCAGATGATGAATTAACCCCATCTCATGAGCTCAAAGACGACTTGGGCTTTGTGCCGACAAATAAACACGTGCTCTTTGGTCACCACTTCGCCTCTATAGCTGGAGCACTACGATTCCTGGCAAGCTGCAAGCAGCGGTGGTCTTAG
- the dnaX gene encoding DNA polymerase III subunit gamma/tau, which translates to MSYLVLARKWRPKVFDDVIGQEYIIQTLKNAISSGKTAHAFIFSGPRGVGKTSTARIVAKAINCKDGPTHLPCSECTNCQEISEGNSLDVIEIDAASHTGVKDIREIIENVKYLPSSGKTKIYIIDEAHMLSQSAFNALLKTLEEPPPHVLFILATTEVQKIPVTILSRCQRYDFKKVSTDKIKDRIMLVTSTENINITEETIYLIAQESDGSLRDALSLLDQLVATFGTDINHEEATRILGLLDRQLLRRAVSSIFNKDTKMCLETLNEASLKGVSPKRFAEDLLKMLRNALIIRTCGGGIISNISTEEIREIELLSNDHSIENLELLFNLMLKGAEEVQQSFYPQMALEVTLVKLTIMDTSIAIEDILKTIEKLSDKLGNANPSSYDKEVSHTRAVKQMAKTQRDKSPDVESKNDTKRSEDIKDDNTVNVEGLDFLGFLKEKKPVIAMQLEHAESMKIGDSIIKIEFPSQSTHYDYIARKETQDTIRKLSKEFFGRDYKIVALASSSNAENTSLSDKNSKIRSQIQNTQAVQDAMEILRGRIVNIKIREKE; encoded by the coding sequence ATGTCATACCTTGTACTTGCAAGAAAATGGCGACCAAAAGTCTTTGATGATGTAATTGGGCAGGAATATATAATCCAAACCCTGAAAAACGCCATATCAAGCGGAAAGACGGCTCATGCGTTTATATTTTCGGGACCCAGGGGTGTAGGAAAAACCTCCACTGCAAGGATAGTTGCAAAAGCTATTAACTGCAAAGATGGGCCTACGCATCTTCCATGTTCAGAGTGTACGAACTGTCAGGAAATATCTGAGGGGAATTCTCTCGATGTTATTGAAATTGACGCAGCTTCTCACACAGGGGTAAAAGACATAAGAGAAATCATTGAGAACGTCAAATATCTACCTTCATCGGGAAAAACAAAGATATACATAATCGATGAAGCTCATATGCTCTCTCAATCCGCCTTTAATGCTTTACTTAAGACATTGGAAGAGCCTCCTCCCCACGTGCTTTTTATCCTAGCTACCACCGAGGTTCAAAAGATCCCTGTTACCATACTCTCACGCTGTCAAAGATACGATTTTAAAAAAGTCTCAACGGATAAGATAAAGGACAGGATCATGCTGGTAACTTCTACTGAGAACATAAACATCACAGAAGAAACAATCTATTTGATAGCCCAAGAATCGGATGGAAGCCTGCGTGATGCGCTAAGCCTTTTAGACCAGCTTGTTGCAACTTTCGGTACAGATATAAATCATGAAGAAGCAACTAGAATTTTAGGTTTACTGGACAGGCAGCTTTTAAGAAGGGCGGTTTCTTCAATTTTCAACAAAGATACAAAGATGTGCCTCGAAACACTAAATGAAGCAAGCCTTAAGGGTGTAAGTCCAAAGCGATTTGCAGAAGATTTGCTAAAAATGTTGAGGAACGCACTCATAATCAGAACATGTGGCGGGGGAATAATATCTAATATATCAACAGAAGAGATAAGGGAAATTGAGCTATTATCGAATGATCACAGTATTGAAAACCTTGAGTTGCTATTTAATCTCATGCTGAAAGGAGCTGAAGAAGTACAACAATCGTTCTATCCTCAAATGGCACTTGAAGTTACTTTAGTTAAACTAACTATTATGGATACTTCAATTGCCATAGAGGATATTTTAAAAACCATTGAAAAGCTTAGCGATAAGCTTGGAAATGCTAATCCCTCATCATATGATAAAGAAGTTTCTCATACTCGGGCTGTGAAACAAATGGCGAAAACACAAAGAGATAAGTCGCCTGACGTCGAATCAAAGAACGACACAAAGAGATCAGAAGATATCAAAGACGACAACACAGTAAATGTAGAAGGTCTAGATTTTCTGGGGTTTCTGAAAGAAAAAAAACCTGTTATAGCAATGCAACTAGAACACGCTGAATCTATGAAAATCGGTGATTCGATCATAAAGATAGAGTTTCCATCTCAGTCAACCCATTACGATTACATTGCTCGTAAAGAGACCCAAGACACAATTCGGAAATTATCAAAAGAATTTTTTGGGAGAGATTATAAGATAGTGGCTCTAGCGAGTTCATCCAATGCCGAAAATACGAGTTTGAGTGATAAAAATTCTAAAATCAGATCACAAATACAAAACACGCAAGCGGTTCAAGATGCGATGGAAATCTTAAGAGGGAGAATAGTTAATATAAAAATCAGAGAAAAGGAGTAA
- a CDS encoding nickel-binding protein, protein MPIYMDRHYVEGATRHAVAHAHEKDLEIQAEYGVNFLTYWFDEARCTAFCLVTAPNKEAVQKTHARAHGLVPNEIIEVDPMVVDAFLGRIKDPVPTESTGGTAELLREPAFRVIMFTDLMDSSAMTARLGDAKALHLLHVHNAMTRNAIRDHNGREVKHTGDGLMVSFVAIPNAIQCAIAIQKAFAAYNVANPETSMYVRIGLSAGEPVEEDNDLFGATVQLAARTCAHAEPGQILVAQVVLDQYHGEKSLFSDVGQITPKGFDHPVQTYAVKWQEA, encoded by the coding sequence ATGCCAATCTATATGGATCGTCACTATGTTGAAGGTGCCACTCGGCACGCAGTTGCTCACGCTCACGAAAAAGACCTTGAGATTCAAGCCGAGTATGGCGTCAATTTTCTGACGTACTGGTTCGACGAGGCGCGTTGTACGGCCTTTTGTCTCGTAACCGCTCCAAACAAAGAAGCAGTTCAGAAAACGCACGCCCGAGCGCACGGACTGGTTCCCAATGAAATCATCGAGGTCGATCCGATGGTTGTGGATGCGTTCTTGGGCCGAATTAAGGACCCTGTACCCACTGAAAGTACCGGGGGTACAGCGGAACTACTGCGTGAACCTGCCTTTCGTGTCATCATGTTTACTGACTTAATGGACTCTTCGGCTATGACAGCGCGACTAGGGGATGCAAAGGCTTTGCATTTGCTCCATGTTCACAATGCCATGACGCGCAACGCCATCAGAGACCACAATGGTCGCGAAGTCAAGCATACTGGCGATGGACTAATGGTCTCCTTTGTTGCTATCCCTAACGCGATCCAGTGTGCCATCGCCATTCAGAAGGCGTTTGCGGCTTACAACGTGGCAAATCCTGAAACATCCATGTATGTACGAATTGGCTTGAGCGCGGGTGAGCCCGTTGAAGAAGATAACGATTTGTTTGGGGCAACTGTCCAGCTCGCGGCTCGCACCTGCGCCCATGCTGAACCCGGCCAGATTTTGGTTGCACAAGTCGTGCTAGATCAATATCACGGCGAGAAGTCACTGTTTTCTGATGTAGGCCAAATAACACCAAAAGGCTTCGATCATCCAGTGCAAACATATGCGGTCAAGTGGCAGGAAGCATAG
- a CDS encoding glycosidase, whose amino-acid sequence MSNQHPELFRRYKLNPILTATDWPYPVNSVFNPGAILLPDGTTLLLCRVEDRRGHSHFCVARSANGVDDWQIDPQPTLLADPEQFPEELWGIEDPRITYVPELSKYAIVYTAYTRGGPGVSLALTEDFHHFERYGMIMSPEDKDAALFPHRIGGYWALIHRPVSYLGAHMWMSYSPDLRHWGSHKLMLEARLGGWWDANKIGLSSPPIETSQGWLVIYHGVRHNAAGSIYRLGLALFDLHTPERCLKRSNEWVFGPEEPYEQRGDVDNVVFPCGYTIAPDGDTLHLYYGAADTSIALATGSILAILDWLDV is encoded by the coding sequence ATGAGCAATCAACACCCCGAACTCTTTCGCCGTTATAAACTCAATCCCATCTTGACCGCCACCGATTGGCCCTATCCGGTCAATAGCGTGTTTAACCCCGGCGCCATCTTGCTACCAGATGGAACCACCCTGCTACTTTGCCGCGTAGAGGATCGGCGCGGGCATTCCCACTTTTGTGTTGCCCGCTCCGCCAATGGTGTGGATGACTGGCAGATTGACCCCCAGCCCACCCTATTGGCAGATCCCGAGCAGTTTCCAGAAGAACTTTGGGGCATTGAGGACCCACGTATCACCTACGTCCCTGAATTAAGCAAGTATGCCATCGTATATACTGCCTACACCCGCGGCGGCCCGGGAGTGTCCCTGGCGCTCACGGAAGATTTTCACCACTTCGAGCGCTACGGCATGATCATGTCACCAGAAGACAAAGATGCGGCTCTGTTTCCCCATCGGATTGGCGGCTATTGGGCTTTGATCCATCGCCCTGTCAGTTATCTCGGCGCGCACATGTGGATGTCCTATTCGCCCGACCTGCGCCACTGGGGCAGCCACAAACTGATGCTGGAAGCCCGGCTCGGTGGGTGGTGGGATGCGAATAAAATCGGCCTCTCGTCCCCGCCCATTGAAACCTCGCAGGGTTGGTTGGTGATTTACCACGGTGTGCGGCACAACGCGGCCGGCTCTATTTACCGACTAGGACTAGCTCTCTTTGATTTGCACACACCGGAGCGGTGCCTAAAGCGCAGCAACGAATGGGTCTTTGGCCCGGAAGAACCTTACGAGCAACGCGGGGATGTGGACAACGTTGTCTTTCCCTGTGGCTACACCATTGCCCCCGATGGCGACACCCTCCACCTGTATTATGGCGCGGCGGACACGAGCATTGCCCTAGCAACTGGCAGTATTCTTGCCATTCTTGATTGGCTTGATGTATAA
- the recR gene encoding recombination mediator RecR, with protein MHYGLPDPISRLIESLSKLPGIGEKNATRLAFHLLRSPQEFAEGIAKAIVDAKRQVSTCPICFSFMAGDNCSICTDHERDKSVICVVEEPFDLLAIERSREHRGKYHVLNGVISPIEGVGPDDLKIKELINRLKTEPITEVIIATNPSVEGEATALYLAKIIKPLGIEVTRIAHGIPVGGDIEYVDEITLGRALKDRKKI; from the coding sequence ATGCATTACGGTTTGCCAGATCCAATCTCCAGGCTTATTGAATCCCTATCTAAACTTCCAGGAATCGGTGAAAAGAACGCTACGAGGTTAGCCTTTCATCTGCTGAGGTCTCCCCAGGAATTTGCTGAAGGCATAGCAAAAGCCATCGTGGATGCTAAAAGGCAGGTTTCTACCTGCCCGATTTGCTTCAGTTTTATGGCTGGTGATAATTGCTCAATTTGCACAGATCACGAAAGAGATAAATCTGTGATCTGCGTTGTCGAAGAACCTTTTGACCTTCTCGCAATCGAACGAAGCAGGGAGCACAGGGGCAAGTACCATGTGTTAAATGGCGTTATATCTCCAATAGAGGGTGTGGGACCCGACGATTTAAAGATCAAAGAACTCATTAATAGACTGAAGACAGAACCAATTACTGAAGTAATAATAGCCACAAACCCGAGTGTCGAAGGAGAGGCCACGGCCCTATACCTTGCAAAAATAATAAAGCCTCTTGGAATTGAAGTAACTAGAATTGCCCATGGAATCCCAGTTGGCGGTGATATAGAATATGTTGACGAGATCACCCTGGGAAGGGCCCTGAAGGATAGAAAGAAAATTTAA
- a CDS encoding enoyl-CoA hydratase-related protein, whose product MNFVNVDIREGVAKIFLNRPKVNAINGRVLNELAQCFDEIRRDDSAKALILTGEGSFFSFGFDVPELYNYKKEDFTEFMFNFSDMLRNVFLFPKPVLAALNGHTIAGGCILALACDYRLMVAEKAKISLNEITFGSTLFSSAVEMLRFLVGSKNASTILYSGRMYSADEALRLGLIDNAVSRDELLSSARSIAEDHINKDTLGFKGIKSLLRNRVADYIKDSEKDSILEFVDIWYSESVRTSLRKIVIKD is encoded by the coding sequence ATGAACTTTGTCAACGTTGATATTAGGGAGGGAGTGGCGAAAATTTTTTTAAACAGACCAAAAGTGAATGCGATAAACGGGCGGGTGCTTAACGAACTTGCACAATGTTTTGACGAAATTCGACGGGATGACAGTGCTAAGGCTTTAATTCTGACGGGTGAGGGCAGTTTCTTTTCTTTCGGGTTTGATGTTCCTGAGTTATATAATTATAAAAAGGAAGATTTTACCGAATTTATGTTCAATTTTTCAGACATGCTAAGAAATGTTTTCCTATTCCCGAAGCCAGTCTTAGCGGCATTGAATGGGCACACCATCGCGGGTGGCTGTATCCTAGCTCTGGCGTGTGATTACAGATTGATGGTAGCTGAAAAGGCAAAGATTTCTTTAAACGAAATAACATTTGGATCAACCCTTTTTTCTTCAGCCGTCGAGATGCTCAGATTCTTGGTTGGATCAAAGAATGCTTCGACTATTCTTTATTCCGGGCGAATGTATTCTGCTGACGAAGCACTTCGATTGGGATTAATCGATAATGCGGTGTCAAGGGACGAACTTCTGAGTTCCGCTCGCAGTATTGCCGAAGATCACATAAATAAAGACACTCTCGGATTTAAAGGAATTAAATCTCTGCTGAGAAATCGGGTTGCCGATTACATAAAAGATAGTGAGAAAGACTCTATCCTTGAATTTGTAGATATTTGGTATTCTGAAAGTGTTCGTACTAGTCTTCGAAAGATTGTCATCAAAGACTAG